The window CCCACGTCAGTCGCCTGCGCCGAGAGCGCGACCGCGACCAGCAGCGTGAAGGCGTTGACGTGCTCGAGTTCGCCCTTGGGCTCCGGCCGCTGCACCGAAAAGCGGCGAAAGATCTCCTCGACTTCCCCCGCGCTGTAGGCGCTGCGTTTGCGGCCGCCCGCAAGGCGCGGCGTCACGGATTTCGACCTGGAGGCTCGCGACGTTGATTTGACGTTTTTCATACCGCATCTATAGTCATTGGTTATGACCGAAGGCAACGCTCAGCCACATATCGAAGACCAGCCGATCTTTTCGGCTGAGCTTACGCCCCACCGCTCCCTCGGCCCTAGAGGCTTCAAGATCCTGCTGATGATCGCCGGCGCGATGAGCCTCGTTCACATCGTCGTGTTCCTGGTCATCGGCGCCTGGCCGATCGTCTTCTTCTTCGGCCTGGATTTCTTCCTTCTCTTCGGCGCCTTCTGGCTCAACTATCATACGGCCCGCGCCCGCGAGGAGGTCAGCGTTTCGCGTACCGACGTCTCGGTGAAAAAGTTCGCGCCGTCGGGGCGGATAACCGAGCACCGCTTCAACACCTTCTGGGCTCGTTTCAGCATCAACCGGCATCGGGAGATCGGCATTGTTTCGATGAAGATCGGCAGCCGTGGCCGGCAGATCGATATCGGCTCATTTCTCAACCCGGACGATCGCGAGAGCTTTGCCCTTGCCTTTGCCCGGGCCCTGGCGACGGCCAGGTCGCGCTGAGCAGACTGGCGTCCTTTGCGCGTCCAGAAGGACGCACAAAGGACAGTGTAGGCTTCCCACCCAACAGGAATCGGGTGGTTATCCGCTCCCCTGGATGGTTAGCTGCGGCATGACAGGAGATCAGCCATGAACGTCGCCACATCCATCCCGACAGACATCACCCCGCACGGCACCGACTACGACACGGTCCGGTGCGTGATCGAAATGCTGACGGAGGACTATCGCGACCAGCCGTCGCTCGAGACGCTTGCACGGCGGCTCGGGCAGTCGCCGACGCAATTGCAAAAGGTCTTTACCCGCTGGGCGGGCCTTTCTCCCAAGGCTTTCCTTCAGGCCGTGACGCTGGACCATGCCAAGCGGCTGCTACGCGATGAGGACATGCCGCTCCTGGAGGCCAGCATCGAAGTCGGCCTCTCCGGACCGGGACGGCTTCATGACCTCTTCGTTACGCATGAGGCGATGTCCCCGGGCGAATGGAAGGCGCGCGGCGGCGGCTTGACCATTCGCCACGGCTATCATCCGTCGCCCTTCGGAACGGCATTGGTGATGGTGACCGATCGCGGTCTCGCGGGTCTTGCCTTTGCCGACCCCGGCGAGGAGCGCGCAGGCTTCGACGACATGGCCCGCCGATGGCCGAACGCGGCCTATGTCGAAGACAGTGCGGCAACGGCTCGCTATGCCGCTCGCATCTTCGATCCGGATCGCTGGTGCGCCGAAGAGCCGCTCCGAATTTTCC is drawn from Sinorhizobium sojae CCBAU 05684 and contains these coding sequences:
- a CDS encoding DUF2244 domain-containing protein, which encodes MTEGNAQPHIEDQPIFSAELTPHRSLGPRGFKILLMIAGAMSLVHIVVFLVIGAWPIVFFFGLDFFLLFGAFWLNYHTARAREEVSVSRTDVSVKKFAPSGRITEHRFNTFWARFSINRHREIGIVSMKIGSRGRQIDIGSFLNPDDRESFALAFARALATARSR
- a CDS encoding methylated-DNA--[protein]-cysteine S-methyltransferase, which encodes MNVATSIPTDITPHGTDYDTVRCVIEMLTEDYRDQPSLETLARRLGQSPTQLQKVFTRWAGLSPKAFLQAVTLDHAKRLLRDEDMPLLEASIEVGLSGPGRLHDLFVTHEAMSPGEWKARGGGLTIRHGYHPSPFGTALVMVTDRGLAGLAFADPGEERAGFDDMARRWPNAAYVEDSAATARYAARIFDPDRWCAEEPLRIFLIGSDFQVRVWQALLKVPFGKATTYSRIADEIGQPAASRAVGAAVGRNPISFVVPCHRALGKGGELTGYHWGLTRKRAILGWEAGRA